Proteins from a genomic interval of Prevotella sp. E13-27:
- a CDS encoding DUF6088 family protein, translated as MTFESIETKILSSIKKRGRGNLLFASDFIRYGEQKSVNKALERMMKEGLILRISHGIYYYPKIDKTLGLGVLYPTLEDIAEGIAKRDKARIAPTGLYALNRLGFSTQIPMNVVYLTDGFNRKIKLYNGTHIQFKRTSTKNFAFHSKLAMLLTFAYKSLGKENVTPEIMKQSKSLLEKENRQIVEQDYKLMPAWVSSIIKSLYAEE; from the coding sequence ATGACATTCGAATCTATTGAAACAAAGATACTTAGTAGTATTAAGAAGCGCGGAAGGGGTAATCTACTTTTTGCATCCGACTTCATTCGATATGGAGAACAGAAATCCGTTAACAAAGCCTTAGAGCGAATGATGAAGGAAGGATTAATTCTGCGTATCAGTCATGGTATTTACTATTATCCAAAAATCGACAAAACGCTTGGATTAGGAGTGCTTTATCCTACCTTGGAAGACATTGCTGAAGGCATTGCCAAACGTGATAAGGCAAGAATCGCGCCTACAGGACTCTATGCACTAAATCGTTTAGGTTTCTCGACCCAAATTCCAATGAATGTAGTGTATCTTACAGATGGTTTTAATCGTAAGATAAAACTTTATAATGGGACACACATACAATTCAAGCGCACTTCTACTAAGAATTTTGCTTTTCATTCTAAACTTGCCATGCTATTGACTTTTGCATACAAAAGTCTGGGAAAGGAGAATGTTACTCCAGAAATAATGAAGCAGTCTAAGAGCTTGCTAGAAAAGGAGAATAGGCAAATTGTAGAACAAGACTATAAATTGATGCCAGCTTGGGTATCCTCAATAATAAAATCGCTCTATGCAGAAGAATAA
- a CDS encoding nucleotidyltransferase family protein, producing MKLSNFKKMFAQKYGITKLGIFGSVARNENTENSDIDIVVEVQKPTLQLMYELKEALKQLFGCNVDLVRFRDSLRPLFKSNIQRDVIYV from the coding sequence ATGAAACTGTCAAACTTCAAAAAGATGTTTGCACAGAAATATGGTATTACGAAACTCGGTATCTTTGGTTCTGTAGCCAGAAACGAAAATACAGAGAATAGTGATATCGATATTGTTGTTGAAGTTCAAAAGCCTACACTACAATTGATGTACGAGTTGAAAGAAGCACTCAAGCAATTGTTCGGATGTAATGTCGACCTTGTACGTTTCCGTGATTCGCTTCGCCCTTTATTTAAATCAAACATTCAACGCGATGTCATATATGTCTGA
- a CDS encoding DUF86 domain-containing protein: MSDYPNIPWNAIYGMRNFISHEYANIDEEIIVSTINDDIPQLKSVIEELLKEY, translated from the coding sequence TTGTCTGACTATCCAAATATTCCATGGAATGCAATTTACGGGATGCGCAACTTCATATCTCACGAATATGCAAATATCGACGAAGAAATCATTGTTTCTACCATCAACGATGATATTCCGCAATTGAAATCAGTAATAGAAGAGCTCTTGAAAGAATACTAA
- a CDS encoding WYL domain-containing protein: MNIEPNRELRGRILQYGENLEVITPQSLREQIKDILKRQILQYSNE, from the coding sequence ATGAACATAGAGCCGAATCGCGAACTTAGAGGTCGTATCCTCCAATATGGAGAGAACCTAGAAGTAATTACTCCTCAGTCGTTACGAGAGCAAATAAAAGATATTCTCAAAAGACAAATACTGCAATATTCTAACGAGTAA